A single region of the Pseudomonas mandelii genome encodes:
- a CDS encoding DUF6311 domain-containing protein, whose protein sequence is MKDFARRLPLNLLPLLIGVVAFFLIIGPRALNPQNIAWLGNGDPATHYLGWAFFRQSPWTFPIGLNPSYGMELGNGIIFSDSNPLLAFLFKPFAALLPTPFQYFGLWLLTCFVLQAWFAWKVVGLMSSHVGVRAVSTALLLFVPPMLMRMPFHLSLGGHFLLLASFYLALHPQLRRRRLAWGALLATVALVHAYFLAMVALIWISDLAAGYFKKKLTLRSALIEFLALFSLVSFCCWQAGYFSVGTEGAISGGFGIYGMNLLSLIDSGNWSYVLKDLPGVQGFGDGEGFVFLGLGLITLGLYAVVGLLQGNTGFGQQVRRRPFLLLALIGLTVFAISNHVALGLLEFTYPLPPVVISIANIFRASGRMFWPVYYAIIFAIIFLVIRANTPRTAFCLLSLALLIQMVDTHAGWAGVRKQLMMEPASKWASPMVDPFWESAAAHYKNIRWIVPQNLSPKWMSVADFAGAHGLATNAVYLGRMDTANWIESEQQTAREMASGKYDADSLYLLDERALIQSVRNINTQTDLFARIDGFTVLAPGWKQCGTCLQATSQINPLDLVPALEPGQKTLFTYGNKGGALLAKGWSETEPWGVWSKGPDAEVMFRALAPVHSLRLETTAFLPPGHGRQRVGISINGLPATNTQLEQADGNVIDIPLTAEMQQRVSSQGVVRLQLQFADAVSPKQFGLGQDVRQLALGLKTLTVN, encoded by the coding sequence ATGAAGGATTTCGCTAGACGCCTGCCACTCAACCTCTTGCCGCTGTTGATCGGTGTTGTGGCCTTTTTCCTCATCATCGGGCCACGGGCGCTGAACCCGCAAAACATCGCGTGGCTGGGCAATGGCGATCCGGCGACCCATTACCTAGGATGGGCTTTTTTCCGGCAGTCGCCGTGGACTTTTCCCATAGGGCTCAATCCTTCCTATGGAATGGAATTGGGCAATGGCATCATTTTTTCTGATTCCAACCCGCTGCTGGCATTCTTGTTCAAACCCTTTGCTGCGCTGTTGCCGACACCTTTTCAGTATTTCGGCCTCTGGTTACTGACCTGCTTCGTTCTGCAGGCGTGGTTTGCCTGGAAGGTAGTGGGGCTGATGTCGTCGCATGTGGGTGTGCGTGCCGTGAGTACGGCGTTGTTGCTCTTTGTTCCGCCAATGCTCATGCGCATGCCCTTTCATTTGTCCCTGGGCGGGCATTTTCTGCTGCTGGCTTCGTTTTACCTGGCCTTGCATCCGCAACTGCGTCGTCGACGCCTGGCCTGGGGCGCATTGCTGGCGACGGTCGCGTTGGTCCACGCGTACTTTCTGGCGATGGTTGCACTGATCTGGATCTCCGATCTCGCGGCCGGGTATTTCAAGAAGAAACTGACGCTGCGCTCTGCCTTGATCGAGTTTCTTGCACTGTTTTCACTGGTCAGCTTTTGCTGCTGGCAAGCCGGGTATTTTTCGGTCGGCACCGAAGGCGCGATCTCAGGCGGTTTTGGCATCTACGGCATGAACCTGCTGTCACTGATCGATTCGGGGAACTGGTCCTATGTGCTGAAGGATCTGCCCGGTGTCCAAGGGTTCGGTGACGGCGAAGGGTTTGTCTTTCTGGGACTTGGCCTGATCACGCTGGGCCTCTATGCCGTGGTCGGTTTACTGCAAGGCAATACCGGCTTCGGGCAACAGGTGCGGCGGCGACCCTTTTTGCTGTTGGCGCTGATTGGGCTGACGGTGTTCGCCATTTCAAATCATGTGGCGTTGGGCTTGCTCGAGTTCACCTATCCGCTGCCGCCCGTGGTGATTTCCATCGCCAACATCTTCCGCGCCTCGGGGCGAATGTTCTGGCCGGTGTACTACGCGATCATCTTCGCCATCATTTTCCTGGTCATTCGCGCCAACACGCCGCGCACGGCCTTTTGCCTGCTGTCGCTGGCGTTGCTGATACAGATGGTGGACACCCACGCCGGCTGGGCAGGGGTGCGCAAGCAATTGATGATGGAACCGGCGTCGAAGTGGGCGTCGCCCATGGTCGATCCGTTCTGGGAAAGCGCGGCAGCCCATTACAAGAACATTCGCTGGATCGTTCCGCAGAATCTGTCCCCGAAGTGGATGTCGGTGGCTGATTTTGCCGGCGCCCACGGTCTGGCGACCAATGCCGTTTACCTGGGGCGGATGGACACGGCCAACTGGATCGAATCCGAGCAGCAGACGGCCCGGGAAATGGCGTCGGGTAAATATGACGCCGACTCGTTGTACCTGCTCGATGAGCGTGCGTTGATCCAGTCGGTGAGAAACATTAATACCCAAACGGATCTCTTCGCCCGGATTGACGGCTTCACAGTGCTGGCTCCGGGCTGGAAGCAGTGCGGCACTTGCTTGCAGGCGACCTCGCAAATCAATCCGCTGGACCTGGTACCCGCCCTCGAACCCGGACAAAAGACGCTGTTCACTTACGGCAACAAGGGCGGCGCGTTGCTGGCCAAGGGCTGGTCCGAGACTGAACCCTGGGGTGTCTGGTCCAAAGGCCCGGACGCTGAAGTCATGTTCCGGGCCCTGGCGCCCGTGCATTCCTTGCGTCTGGAGACGACGGCGTTTCTACCTCCCGGCCATGGGCGTCAACGTGTCGGCATCAGCATCAACGGCCTGCCGGCAACGAACACCCAACTTGAACAGGCTGACGGCAACGTGATCGATATTCCCCTCACGGCCGAGATGCAACAACGGGTGTCGAGTCAGGGTGTCGTGAGGTTGCAACTGCAGTTTGCCGACGCCGTCAGCCCGAAACAGTTCGGGCTTGGCCAGGACGTTCGCCAACTTGCGCTCGGATTGAAGACCTTGACGGTCAATTGA
- a CDS encoding glycosyltransferase family 2 protein, whose product MTHQHGTQLTGHVQLSLVIPVFNEAATIDLFIARITDVFKDETLIGLEMVFVNDGSTDTTLDLLLERQQTDSRLRIVDLSRNFGKEAALTAGLQTATGQVVVPIDVDLQDPPEVILEMIALWREGYEVVLGHRVSRKTDSWAKQTSANWFYRLHNKIAEQHLPENVGDFRLMDRCVVDALQTLPESRRFMKGLFAWVGFRTTHVNYERLERVAGASKFNGWRLWNFALEGITSFSTEPLRIWTYLGLFVSLISFSFAIFIILRTLISGVDLPGYASLMVAVTFLGGLQLIGIGVLGEYLGRTYIESKRRPVYLVRRVYDPKD is encoded by the coding sequence TTGACTCATCAGCACGGAACGCAACTGACCGGGCATGTGCAGCTTTCGCTCGTGATCCCGGTTTTCAATGAGGCGGCGACCATTGATTTGTTCATCGCGCGGATCACTGACGTCTTCAAGGATGAAACGCTGATCGGTCTGGAAATGGTGTTCGTCAACGACGGCAGCACCGACACCACGCTCGACCTGCTGCTGGAGCGCCAACAGACCGATTCGCGCCTGCGCATCGTCGATCTGAGCCGCAATTTCGGCAAGGAAGCGGCCCTGACCGCCGGCTTGCAGACCGCCACCGGCCAGGTGGTGGTGCCAATCGACGTCGATTTGCAGGACCCGCCTGAAGTGATCCTCGAGATGATCGCCCTTTGGCGTGAAGGCTATGAAGTGGTGCTGGGTCATCGTGTGAGTCGCAAGACCGACTCCTGGGCCAAGCAAACCTCGGCCAACTGGTTTTATCGCCTGCACAACAAAATCGCTGAGCAACATCTGCCGGAAAACGTCGGCGATTTTCGTCTGATGGACCGTTGTGTGGTGGATGCCCTGCAAACCCTGCCCGAGTCTCGGCGCTTCATGAAAGGCCTGTTTGCCTGGGTCGGGTTTCGCACGACGCATGTGAACTACGAGCGCCTAGAACGGGTGGCGGGAGCGAGCAAGTTCAACGGCTGGCGGTTGTGGAACTTCGCGCTGGAAGGCATCACCAGTTTCAGCACCGAACCGCTGCGTATCTGGACGTATCTGGGGCTGTTCGTCTCGCTGATCTCGTTCTCGTTTGCCATTTTCATCATCTTGCGAACCTTGATTTCCGGTGTCGATTTACCGGGTTATGCGTCGCTGATGGTCGCCGTCACGTTTCTGGGCGGCCTGCAATTGATCGGCATCGGCGTGCTGGGTGAATACCTGGGCCGCACGTATATCGAGTCAAAACGCCGCCCGGTGTATCTGGTGCGGCGCGTCTACGACCCCAAGGACTGA
- a CDS encoding pyridoxal phosphate-dependent aminotransferase: protein MRFSDLTQRIAGDGAAAWDIHYRALALKEQGEDILLLSVGDPDFDTPVPIVQAAIDSLLSGNTHYADVRGKRALRESIARHYAKRSGQHVSAEQVTVLAGAQCALFCVAQCVLNPGDEVLVAEPMYVTYEAVFGACGAVVIPVPVRSENGFRVLPEDVATRITPRTRALALNSPHNPSGASLSRSTWQALADLCITHDLWLISDEVYSELLFDGEHISPASLPGMAERTATLNSLSKSHAMTGWRIGWSIAPPALAEHLENLALCMLYGLPDFVQDAAVVALESNLPELDTMREAYRQRRDLVCECLADCPGVRALKPDGGMFVMVDIRDTGLSAQAFADRLLDRHGVSVLAGEAFGPSAAGHIRLGLVLGAEPLRDACQRITRCATELMEAHVYA from the coding sequence ATGCGCTTTTCCGATCTGACTCAACGCATCGCCGGTGACGGCGCTGCCGCCTGGGACATTCACTACCGCGCTTTGGCGCTGAAAGAGCAGGGCGAAGACATTTTGCTGCTGTCAGTTGGCGACCCGGATTTCGACACCCCGGTGCCGATTGTGCAGGCGGCCATCGACAGCCTGTTGTCCGGCAACACCCACTACGCCGACGTGCGTGGCAAACGCGCACTGCGTGAAAGCATCGCCCGGCATTACGCCAAACGCAGTGGCCAGCACGTTTCGGCGGAGCAGGTCACCGTGCTCGCCGGGGCGCAATGCGCGTTGTTCTGCGTGGCGCAGTGCGTACTGAATCCGGGCGACGAAGTGCTCGTCGCCGAGCCGATGTACGTCACTTATGAAGCCGTGTTCGGTGCCTGCGGTGCGGTGGTGATTCCGGTGCCGGTGCGTTCCGAAAACGGGTTTCGGGTGTTGCCCGAAGACGTCGCCACCCGCATCACGCCGCGTACCCGCGCGCTGGCACTGAACAGTCCACACAACCCGTCCGGCGCCAGTTTGTCGCGCAGCACCTGGCAGGCGCTTGCAGATTTATGCATCACCCACGACCTGTGGCTGATTTCCGATGAGGTCTACAGCGAGTTGCTGTTCGACGGCGAACACATCAGTCCGGCGAGTTTGCCGGGCATGGCTGAGCGCACCGCGACACTCAACAGCCTGTCGAAATCCCACGCCATGACCGGCTGGCGCATCGGCTGGTCAATCGCGCCACCGGCGCTGGCCGAGCACCTGGAAAACCTCGCGCTGTGCATGCTCTACGGTTTGCCGGACTTCGTGCAGGACGCCGCCGTCGTCGCGCTGGAAAGCAACCTGCCGGAACTGGACACGATGCGCGAAGCCTATCGCCAACGCCGCGATCTGGTCTGCGAATGCCTGGCCGACTGCCCCGGCGTGCGGGCCTTGAAACCCGATGGCGGAATGTTCGTGATGGTCGATATACGCGACACCGGGCTCAGCGCCCAAGCGTTTGCCGACCGCTTGCTCGACCGTCATGGCGTGTCGGTGCTGGCCGGTGAAGCCTTCGGTCCGAGCGCAGCCGGGCATATTCGCCTGGGCCTGGTGCTGGGCGCGGAACCCTTGCGTGACGCCTGCCAGCGAATCACCCGTTGCGCCACTGAACTGATGGAAGCCCATGTCTATGCATAA
- a CDS encoding NAD(P)H-dependent oxidoreductase, whose amino-acid sequence MKVLIVHAHPEPKSFTAALRDQAVSTLEAQGHEVRVSDLYAMNWNPVASADDFSSRENPEYLVYALEQRLGVKSQSLAPDIQQELDKLLWADLLILNFPIFWFSAPAMLKGWIDRVLVSGICYGGKRFYDQGGLSGKKALVTVTLGGREHMFGDGAIHGPLEDMLRPILRGTLAYVGFDVLEPFVAWHVPYISDEARKDFLHSYQQRLEHLSDDRPMQFPRLSQFDEALYPLPG is encoded by the coding sequence ATGAAAGTCTTGATTGTCCACGCTCACCCGGAGCCGAAATCCTTTACCGCCGCCCTGCGTGACCAGGCGGTGTCGACGCTTGAGGCTCAGGGGCATGAGGTCCGGGTCAGCGACCTGTACGCGATGAACTGGAACCCGGTGGCCAGTGCCGATGACTTTTCCTCGCGGGAGAACCCCGAGTACCTGGTGTACGCGCTGGAGCAACGGCTGGGGGTGAAGAGCCAGTCGCTGGCGCCGGACATCCAGCAAGAACTCGACAAACTGCTGTGGGCTGACTTGCTGATCCTGAACTTCCCGATTTTCTGGTTCTCCGCCCCGGCGATGCTCAAGGGCTGGATTGATCGGGTGTTGGTGTCGGGTATTTGCTACGGCGGCAAACGTTTTTACGACCAGGGCGGATTGAGCGGCAAGAAGGCGCTGGTTACCGTCACCCTGGGCGGCCGTGAGCATATGTTCGGTGATGGCGCGATTCATGGTCCGCTGGAGGATATGTTGCGGCCGATCCTGCGCGGCACGCTGGCCTATGTCGGGTTTGACGTGCTGGAGCCGTTCGTGGCCTGGCATGTGCCGTACATCAGTGACGAAGCACGCAAAGATTTCCTGCACAGTTATCAGCAGCGCCTGGAGCATCTGAGTGATGACCGGCCGATGCAGTTTCCGCGCTTGTCGCAGTTTGATGAGGCGTTGTATCCGTTGCCTGGTTGA
- a CDS encoding 5-guanidino-2-oxopentanoate decarboxylase, whose protein sequence is MQSTTLTGGQALVRLLANYGVDTVFGIPGVHTLELYRGLPGSGIRHVLTRHEQGASFMADGYARVSGKPGVCFIITGPGVTNAATGIGQAYADSIPMLVISSVNHTASLGKGWGCLHETQDQRAITAPITAFSAVALSAEDLPELIARAYAVFDSERPRPVHISVPLDVLSAKVSRDWSNEVVRRPSRGVPAATALDQAVAKLQSAKRPMIIAGGGALNAQQQVHELSTRLAAPLFTSVAGKGLLPPDASLNAGSTLCVEPGWQLIAEADVVLAVGTEMADTDFWRERLPLNAELLRVDIDPRKFNDFYPCAVALQGDAQHTLAALLERLSPVNRDASAAIASVAALREAVQNNHGPLQSIHQAILERIAAELPDDAFISTDMTQLAYTGNYAFNSLAPRSWLHPTGYGTLGYGLPAGIGAKFGAPQRPGLVLVGDGGFLYTAQELATAVEELDSPLVVLLWNNDALGQIRDDMIGLDIEPIGVLPRNPDFAALARAFGCTVSEPQSLAELQTDLRHGFKRNGVTLIELKHACAQ, encoded by the coding sequence ATGCAAAGCACAACATTGACCGGCGGCCAGGCCCTGGTCCGCCTGCTGGCCAACTACGGCGTCGACACCGTGTTCGGCATCCCCGGCGTACACACGCTGGAGTTGTACCGTGGCCTGCCCGGCAGCGGCATTCGCCATGTGCTGACGCGCCATGAGCAAGGCGCCAGTTTCATGGCCGACGGCTACGCCCGAGTCAGCGGAAAACCGGGTGTGTGCTTCATCATCACCGGGCCGGGCGTGACCAATGCCGCGACCGGCATCGGCCAGGCCTATGCCGACTCGATTCCGATGCTGGTGATATCCAGCGTCAACCACACCGCCAGCCTCGGCAAAGGCTGGGGGTGCCTGCACGAAACCCAGGACCAGCGCGCAATTACCGCGCCGATCACGGCGTTTTCGGCGGTAGCCCTTAGCGCCGAAGACCTGCCCGAATTGATCGCCCGTGCCTACGCGGTGTTTGACAGTGAGCGTCCGCGCCCGGTGCACATTTCCGTGCCGCTCGACGTGCTGTCGGCAAAGGTCAGCCGCGACTGGAGCAATGAAGTGGTGCGTCGCCCGAGCCGTGGCGTACCGGCCGCTACGGCGCTGGATCAGGCCGTGGCCAAACTGCAAAGCGCCAAACGGCCGATGATCATCGCCGGCGGTGGCGCATTGAATGCGCAGCAGCAAGTGCATGAACTCAGCACCCGACTCGCCGCGCCGCTGTTTACCAGCGTGGCCGGCAAAGGCCTGTTGCCGCCGGATGCATCCCTCAATGCCGGCTCGACCCTGTGCGTCGAGCCGGGCTGGCAACTCATCGCCGAGGCGGACGTGGTGCTGGCCGTTGGCACCGAAATGGCCGACACCGATTTCTGGCGCGAGCGTCTGCCGCTGAATGCCGAGCTGCTGCGCGTGGACATCGACCCGCGCAAGTTCAACGATTTCTACCCGTGCGCGGTGGCGCTGCAAGGCGATGCGCAACACACCCTCGCCGCGTTGCTGGAACGTCTGTCGCCCGTCAATCGCGATGCCAGTGCAGCGATCGCGTCCGTCGCAGCGCTGCGTGAAGCGGTGCAAAACAACCACGGTCCCTTGCAGTCGATCCATCAAGCGATACTCGAACGTATCGCTGCGGAGCTGCCGGACGATGCCTTCATCAGCACCGACATGACCCAACTGGCCTACACCGGCAACTACGCCTTCAACAGCCTGGCACCACGCAGCTGGTTGCATCCGACCGGCTACGGCACGCTGGGTTATGGCTTGCCGGCGGGCATCGGCGCCAAGTTCGGCGCGCCGCAGCGGCCGGGTCTGGTGCTGGTTGGCGACGGCGGTTTTCTCTACACCGCGCAGGAACTGGCCACCGCCGTCGAAGAGCTGGACAGCCCGCTGGTGGTGTTGCTCTGGAACAACGACGCGCTGGGACAGATCCGCGACGACATGATCGGGCTGGATATCGAGCCGATTGGCGTGCTGCCGCGCAACCCGGACTTTGCCGCCCTTGCCCGTGCGTTCGGTTGCACGGTCAGCGAGCCGCAAAGCCTGGCCGAGTTGCAAACCGACTTGCGCCACGGCTTCAAGCGCAACGGCGTGACCCTGATCGAACTCAAGCACGCGTGCGCGCAGTGA
- a CDS encoding GtrA family protein: MTSAEKSALIQRGLRFAVTGLFVTALHALVAVLFIHYVLPLPPLANGAAFAVATVVSYLINTTWSFSARLHGKTLLRFMMVSAAGFLLAMLVAWAAQMAGLHYLLGIGAVALTLPAFTFVLHNFWTYR; this comes from the coding sequence GTGACGTCAGCCGAAAAATCCGCCCTGATCCAGCGTGGCCTGCGTTTTGCCGTGACCGGGTTGTTCGTCACGGCCCTGCATGCGCTGGTCGCCGTGTTGTTCATCCATTACGTGCTGCCTCTACCGCCCTTGGCCAACGGCGCGGCGTTTGCCGTGGCGACCGTGGTGTCTTACCTGATCAATACCACGTGGAGCTTTTCCGCCCGTTTGCACGGCAAAACGCTGCTGCGCTTCATGATGGTTTCCGCTGCCGGATTCCTGCTGGCGATGCTGGTGGCCTGGGCTGCGCAAATGGCCGGGCTGCATTATTTGCTGGGGATTGGCGCAGTGGCGCTGACCCTTCCGGCCTTCACCTTTGTATTGCATAACTTCTGGACGTATCGATGA
- a CDS encoding class I SAM-dependent methyltransferase: protein MDLKETDILGSSIDQHWYYASKAAATTRMLGNTPVTRILDVGAGSGFFSHHLLRHSAAREAWCVDISYDQDSDATTAGKPVHYRRGIDSVDADLVLLMDVLEHVDDDVGLLKAYVDKVPSGSRFLMTVPAFQFLWSGHDDFLEHKRRYTLAQLETVARDAGLTVKQGAYYFGLVFPIAATLRLLPKGAQPSPPRSQLKQHHPLVNTVLKTLCRVELPFMGANRLAGLTVFVLAQKP, encoded by the coding sequence ATGGATCTCAAGGAAACCGACATCCTCGGTTCGAGCATCGACCAGCACTGGTATTACGCCTCCAAAGCGGCGGCCACCACGCGAATGCTGGGTAACACGCCGGTCACAAGGATTCTCGACGTAGGCGCGGGCTCCGGATTCTTTTCCCACCATTTGCTGAGGCATTCGGCGGCCCGTGAAGCCTGGTGCGTCGACATCAGTTACGACCAGGATTCGGACGCCACCACCGCCGGTAAACCGGTGCATTACCGTCGCGGCATCGACTCGGTGGATGCCGATCTGGTGCTGCTGATGGATGTGCTGGAACATGTCGATGACGACGTCGGGTTGCTCAAGGCTTACGTCGATAAAGTCCCCTCCGGCAGCCGTTTCCTGATGACGGTGCCAGCGTTCCAGTTTCTCTGGAGCGGGCACGATGACTTCCTGGAACACAAGCGCCGCTACACTTTGGCGCAGCTGGAAACGGTGGCCCGGGACGCCGGTTTGACCGTGAAACAGGGGGCTTATTACTTCGGCCTGGTGTTCCCGATTGCTGCGACCCTGCGCTTGTTGCCCAAGGGCGCACAACCGTCGCCACCACGCTCGCAACTCAAGCAGCACCACCCGCTGGTGAATACGGTTTTGAAGACGCTGTGCCGCGTCGAACTGCCCTTCATGGGCGCGAATCGTCTGGCCGGATTGACTGTGTTTGTCCTGGCGCAGAAGCCGTGA
- a CDS encoding YegP family protein, with translation MYFEIYRQSKGTPSTGKGQWRWRLRAGNHETIASGESYVNKADCLHAIGLIKGVEGETPVKEI, from the coding sequence ATGTATTTCGAGATTTACAGGCAATCCAAAGGCACGCCGAGCACCGGCAAAGGACAATGGCGCTGGCGCTTGAGGGCGGGGAACCACGAGACGATCGCCAGTGGCGAGTCGTATGTGAACAAGGCGGATTGCCTGCATGCCATCGGGTTGATCAAAGGGGTTGAGGGTGAAACGCCGGTGAAGGAAATTTAA
- a CDS encoding aldehyde dehydrogenase family protein, with amino-acid sequence MHNHKTLFIDGRWQTPSGQGIAEVINPATEEVAGSVPLGDERDVDNAVAAARRAFGPWSRTPSSVRAGYLRALADQLSARADEMAAVITTELGMPVQWCRSVQVDGPIIGLEQYVELAGLMDEVREVGNSLVIREAVGVCAFINPWNYPLHQLIGKLAPALAAGCTVVVKPSQETPLHAFLLAQMIEAIGLPAGVFNLVSGPGSKVGEALAKHPDVDMVSFTGSTGAGVRVAQAAAPSVKRVCLELGGKSPLLVAEDADLAAAVRYGVQDVMINSGQTCTALTRMLLPASRYAEAVELAIAETQSLRMGDPLDPQSFLGPMCSAAQRRTVHDYIQAGQQEGARLVFGGETAQAFERGYYVSPTLFADVDNRMRIAQEEIFGPVLCLIPYTDEAQGIQIANDSPFGLSSGVWAGSTERALQLGRQLRAGQCFLNGAAFNYQAPFGGYKQSGNGREWGEEGLNEFVEVKAIQV; translated from the coding sequence ATGCATAACCACAAGACGCTGTTTATCGATGGCCGCTGGCAGACCCCGTCGGGGCAGGGCATCGCCGAGGTCATCAATCCGGCCACTGAAGAGGTCGCAGGTTCGGTGCCGCTGGGCGATGAGCGCGATGTCGACAATGCGGTGGCTGCGGCGCGCCGGGCCTTCGGTCCATGGTCGCGGACGCCGTCGAGCGTTCGCGCCGGTTACCTGCGTGCCCTCGCCGACCAGTTAAGTGCCCGGGCCGATGAAATGGCTGCGGTCATCACCACCGAGTTGGGGATGCCGGTGCAATGGTGCCGTTCGGTGCAGGTCGACGGGCCCATCATCGGCCTGGAGCAATACGTCGAACTCGCCGGCTTGATGGATGAAGTGCGCGAGGTCGGTAATTCGCTGGTCATCCGCGAGGCGGTCGGTGTGTGCGCCTTCATCAACCCGTGGAACTACCCGCTGCATCAACTGATCGGCAAGCTCGCGCCGGCTTTGGCCGCCGGTTGCACCGTGGTGGTCAAGCCGAGTCAGGAAACGCCGTTGCATGCCTTTTTGCTGGCGCAGATGATCGAAGCGATCGGCTTGCCGGCCGGCGTATTCAACCTGGTCAGCGGACCGGGCTCGAAAGTCGGCGAAGCGCTGGCCAAGCACCCGGACGTGGACATGGTGTCGTTCACCGGCTCCACCGGCGCCGGGGTTCGCGTGGCACAAGCGGCGGCGCCTTCGGTGAAGCGCGTGTGCCTGGAACTGGGCGGCAAGTCGCCGCTGTTGGTTGCCGAGGATGCCGATCTGGCTGCCGCCGTGCGCTACGGCGTGCAGGACGTGATGATCAACTCGGGGCAGACCTGCACCGCGTTGACCCGCATGTTGCTCCCCGCCAGTCGTTACGCCGAGGCCGTGGAGCTGGCAATTGCCGAAACCCAAAGTCTGCGCATGGGCGATCCGCTGGACCCGCAGAGTTTCCTCGGGCCGATGTGCTCGGCGGCGCAGCGTCGCACCGTGCATGACTACATTCAGGCCGGACAACAAGAAGGCGCGCGGCTGGTTTTCGGCGGCGAAACAGCGCAAGCGTTTGAACGCGGTTACTACGTCAGTCCAACGCTGTTCGCCGATGTGGATAACCGCATGCGCATCGCCCAGGAAGAAATCTTCGGCCCGGTGCTGTGCCTGATTCCCTACACCGATGAAGCGCAAGGGATTCAGATCGCCAACGATTCGCCGTTTGGCTTGTCCAGCGGTGTCTGGGCCGGCAGCACTGAACGCGCCTTGCAACTCGGGCGTCAGTTGCGTGCCGGGCAATGCTTTCTCAATGGCGCGGCGTTCAATTATCAGGCGCCGTTCGGCGGCTACAAACAGTCAGGCAATGGCCGGGAGTGGGGAGAAGAAGGGCTCAATGAATTTGTGGAAGTGAAGGCGATCCAGGTGTGA